The Oncorhynchus tshawytscha isolate Ot180627B linkage group LG18, Otsh_v2.0, whole genome shotgun sequence genome has a window encoding:
- the LOC112217953 gene encoding gremlin-1 — translation MKKTSTVFASAMVLGLLFCPLRSAAVGGYQGASPHPYKYNSSPNESERLPQQPPQNGFVSRQMGPVTAADEVLESSQEALHVTERRYLKLDWCKTQPLKQAIHEEGCLSRTIINRFCYGQCNSFYIPRHIYQDDGAFQSCSTCKPKTFTTVTYTLNCPGQSPSTQKKRVQRVKTCHCASIDLD, via the coding sequence ATGAAGAAGACCTCAACAGTATTTGCCTCGGCCATGGTGTTGGGACTACTCTTCTGTCCGCTGAGGAGCGCAGCCGTAGGTGGCTACCAGGGCGCCTCTCCGCACCCATACAAATACAACTCCAGCCCCAACGAGTCGGAACGCTTACCGCAGCAGCCACCACAGAACGGATTTGTCTCCCGCCAAATGGGGCCAGTAACGGCCGCTGACGAGGTTCTAGAATCCAGCCAAGAAGCCCTACACGTCACGGAGCGCCGGTACCTCAAACTGGACTGGTGCAAGACTCAGCCTCTGAAACAGGCGATCCACGAGGAAGGATGCCTCAGCCGCACTATAATCAATCGTTTCTGTTACGGGCAGTGTAACTCATTTTACATTCCCCGACACATCTACCAAGATGATGGGGCTTTCCAATCGTGTTCCACCTGTAAACCAAAAACATTCACTACCGTCACCTATACCCTCAACTGTCCAGGCCAGTCACCCAGCACCCAGAAGAAACGCGTCCAGCGCGTAAAGACTTGTCACTGCGCTTCCATAGACCTGGATTAG